The DNA region aagaTGGCTAAGTTAAACTGTGAGTCATTTAGCacggtaacagactctgtgacacTGTAACACTGAAAACCCACTCTGATTGATCCAAATATTGATAACATCGATGCCATTGTCAGTACTGGGTGATGGGATTGGCACTTTAGTTTGGGCACATCGCTCCCCTTTCATCCGTGTACACACACTGCGCCTCTCACATGCTGCATGCACACTGTGGTGGTCTCCCCTCCTGCTccattgtgttttgttgtggtgCCGTCACATGACTCAGTGGTGCTGAGCAGACACTGCTGTGAGAGAGGATGATggcagagagaaaaaggagcaATCTTAGAGCTGTAAAttaaaacactgcaaactgcCGTGTGTAGGAAGGCTGTACACCACTGTGGCAACACCGCTATTCATACACCcatgaaaaatcattaaaagcagaGAACTGAGcagtaaaagaaacaaagtgaGGAGGAGGGAAACCTCTCACACAGACCCAGACCTAAAACAGGCCACCAGCAGTCCTTTCAGAGGCTCATTTTATCAGACTGCCATCTACACCTTTATGAGTTAAAAGCAGGGTCGCACAGCGCTTCCCAAAGTGTGTCAAAATGCTAATATACAAATATATGCAGTCAACATAGGAGTCTTTACACAACAGGCCAAATAAACCCACAAAGCATCCGTAATTCTTAACACAGTATGTGCTCATGTGCAGGAATGACTCACTAAATCATTAAATACTAACAAAAAActctccttttaaaaaaattaccaaaaaatgTTCCAGTACTGGAACtgcctgattttattttttattgagtATTGTTTCACTCCTGGACACTTACAAGTGAAACAGTATTTAATTCAGTAGAATCACTTTTTTTGAGTCATTCTCATTTGGGGAAAACAATCTTTTGAGTgtttataatattaaaaatatataattttatatataacatGGTAAATGCCCTTGCTCCACCTCTGttaaatgaatttatttaaaacacagGACTGAGTGTGGGGTCGGCACCAGAGGGCTGAGCTCCACAAACTGCTGTCAGCCAAGGGAACTAAATATTGGAATAAGTGAACAATGGCAGCACGCTGCATGTCCCAGCTTTCAGACATGTTTCAAACGATGGCTGATTACCAACCCATtcactttgagtacattttttgtgatttttgttgtcTAATTGCATGTTGTTTGCTATATTTGGGCTGCAGATAAAATCTGGTATGTTtaccttttgtattttttacgcTGATGTCCATTAACGTGCACCGGCCCTGTTAGATAAATCAAGATAAAACATACTCAGAGCTGACTGAACTAATTCTGATGAGCCTTTCTGGACCCGAAACCTCAGTCTCCAAGTTAATGAGTAACAAACCGCACAAACCTCGGTCACTGTTAGTTTCATTTAGTCATCTTAAAATTTTGCTGACAGAAATTAAAGCTGGAATCCCACCAGACTGTAAATATTCAGTTGTAAcctgacaaaagacaaaaatataaacCAAACAGTTTTACATAGGATTTTTAAGTAATCCAGATTTGTTTTATCACCACCTTCAGTTTCATCATCAGACTGCCAGTAGGATACGGGATGATGGGATCACTGGGTGTCTCAGTGTGTGATTGTCCATCTCATAAACTTTTTCCTTTCAGGAATCCCCATCAAATCAACGCTGGACAACCCGAGCACGGTGCAGTATGCGGGGCTGATCCACCAGCTGGTGATGAAGGCCAGGAGCACCATCAGAGACATCGACCCCCAAAACGACCTCACCTTCCTGCGCGTGCGCTCCAAGAAGAATGAGATAATGATCGCTCCAGGTGAGAGCGTCTGATGACATTATGCTCTCAATAAATACATGTGAACAAGGTGTAGGTGTCATCAAAATGAAATAGCATTTCAGTGgcccaaaataaaaactaaccaGAAGCTGGAGGAGCCGTGTCTGTGTCAGAGGGGCAGCCAGCAGGGGTTAAATGGGGAAGCCAGTGACGCATCCAGTTGGTTACCAAGGCGGGTTTATGAATTCTTGGCTCGCAGAATGAAGATATGAGCTCGATTAGTGTGTAACTCGTTACAGTGACAATGAAGAGATCCTGGTGGTGTCCCAGTTTCCATCAGTACAGGGTAAGAAAGAGGTCGCCATCGTTAATAAGGCTGCAGTGCACACCAGTGAAACAGCATATCACACACCAGACACTCTGCTCAGTTCAAGCAGGgaaaatgatgtgtgtgtgtgtgtgttcacacacTGCTGGGACTCCAGAAACATTGCAAAGCTAGTGTTGCTGGTTTCTGAGTGCCACTTTGAGGGACAGCAGAGGAATTATTTCATAAATCATGGATTATTTCAGCCGTCCTTACTCTGCTCTGTACTGATTCATAATTCTGAGGAGgaaaacacagactgtatataaagagaGGTAGACTCCACTTCTTGAAGCCTTACTGTTCAGCCCCTGTACAGCTGTTAGGAGGGAAATTCTCCTTAGAGGTGGGATCTGTTTCAGGCTGGACATTTTAACGGTCTGTGGGGAtggagcctctgctggactgcagaggaactgcagtttctggcaCTTGGGGGTTGGTTTCATctttcagccctggaggttgctgcttgTGGGAAACAGGCTGACTCCTCTGAGAGAAATTCAGGGCCACAAACAATACCTTTTATCTGTTTGCGTAACTTTGCATAAGAATTGTATTTTTGCCGCCCACCATGTGAATCAGATACAAGAGATTTTTGGTGAGTCTGGTTTAGATAAAAAATCAAAGTGTAGTTGCCTGAGCTGAGGCTGTTGTGTTTAAGTCGTttaatttctttgctttttcttcACAGATAAGGACTTTTTCCTCATCGTCATCCAGAACCCGTCAGATTGAAGATGAACTGATGACTGACTGTTCACTCTATTTCTCCTTCATATTTAAACAGAccattttttcttctcattcaattaaaaatctTGTTTAGCAGAAGCTTTTTATGCACTTGCTGTACGAGGAAATTAGGTCAGGATGTGAAGCTGCAGGTGATGAGATGTGTGACCCTGCAGGCCCATTCTTTTCCATGTTTTAGCATCCCAgctcctctctgtgtgtgctgtaCCTTATGTCACTGTTTATTTCACGTGTATTGTAGCAAACAGCCAGATCTGTGATAGAAGTCGCAGACAGAAACTGGAGGCGAGCACACTGGTACACCAGACAGCCCAGAGGACGTGCTTTGTTTCATTTAGCCCATCTTACAGGAAAGCTGcagattatttattgttttgatgGTAAAAATATTAAGGAGCAGTGTTTCACAGGCGAGCAGAGAACTACACTACAAACACGTCTCTGCTCTCACATCAAGTTTCTGGTGATTGTTTGTAACaaattaagaaattaaaaaatccGAATGGTCCCGCATCTTTGTTCTGTTTACTTGTTTCATAAGAGACTCGTGCATTTTCATCTCCAGTGTTTCAGTGAAAAGGGGGAAGCAGATAGAACTACATGAAATATTATAGTTGATTTAGCTGCACATTCAGCAGACAAAGAGCTCATATCACCTCGAGCAGAAATATCCATCACTTCACTGCTGGTGTTACAACACGATGACGTCATGTTTTCTTAAAGCTGCTGATGAAGCAGCACAGTAAAGCTGTGGGCCAGAAAGCCAAAACAACGAGCTAAAACGGGGCTGAAACGCTCCACAGAGCTAAAGTCTCATCAGACAGCATCATTATCGAAAATAACTTTGAGGGATCAGCAGGGCATAAAAATTGCATGTATACAGTCAGTAATTAAATCAGGAAGAAA from Archocentrus centrarchus isolate MPI-CPG fArcCen1 unplaced genomic scaffold, fArcCen1 scaffold_76_ctg1, whole genome shotgun sequence includes:
- the dynlrb1 gene encoding dynein light chain roadblock-type 1; the encoded protein is MDRKRSHCPGGSSSSPPVNKTRSLAAGLRSSEDFYSRIPPQKTKMAEVEETLKRIQSQKGVQGIIVANSEGIPIKSTLDNPSTVQYAGLIHQLVMKARSTIRDIDPQNDLTFLRVRSKKNEIMIAPDKDFFLIVIQNPSD